The following proteins are encoded in a genomic region of Streptomyces sp. NBC_01723:
- a CDS encoding sec-independent translocase has protein sequence MFNDIGPLELVALVVLAVLVFGPDKLPKVIQDVTRTIRKIREFSDSAKQDIRQELGPEFKDFEFEDLNPKTFIRKQMENDELGLKELRNGFDLKKEMAEVTDAVHSRDTESSSSGSASSSGSGGGRIDMSKKPEQPGKPAAEDRPPFDADAT, from the coding sequence GTGTTCAATGACATAGGACCACTCGAGCTGGTCGCGCTCGTTGTTCTCGCCGTGCTCGTCTTCGGTCCGGACAAGCTCCCCAAGGTCATCCAGGACGTGACGCGCACCATCCGGAAGATCCGGGAGTTCTCGGACAGCGCCAAGCAGGACATCCGCCAGGAGCTGGGCCCCGAGTTCAAGGACTTCGAGTTCGAGGACCTCAACCCCAAGACGTTCATCCGCAAGCAGATGGAGAACGACGAGCTGGGGCTCAAGGAACTCCGCAACGGCTTCGACCTGAAGAAGGAGATGGCGGAGGTCACCGACGCGGTGCACAGCCGCGACACGGAGTCCTCGTCGTCCGGGTCCGCGTCCTCGTCCGGTTCGGGCGGCGGCCGTATCGACATGTCGAAGAAACCCGAGCAGCCCGGGAAGCCCGCCGCCGAGGACCGCCCGCCCTTCGACGCCGACGCCACCTGA